TTCGCCAGGATCGACTTCACCTGCGTGCGCACGGTCGCCTCGGACACCACGCTGTCCCGGGCGATCTCGCGCACCGGTGCACCGCGCATCAGGGCGCCGAGGACCTCCATCTCGCGGCGGGTGAGGCGGTCGAGCCGGGTGCGGATGTCGCGGACCTCGTCGCGGTCGTGGAGAGCCAGCTCGATCAGCGAGCCGCGCTCCTGGGCGTTCATGAGCGGCAGCCCGTCGCGGGCCCGGCGGACGGTGGCGACGACCTCGTGCAGCGGGCAGGTCTTGACGAGCACGGCCTTCGCGCCGCGGCGCAGGCACTCGCCGCGGCGGGCGCTCTCGCCGCTTCCGGTGACCACGACCACGGCGATGCCGGCAGCGGCGAGGGGCGTGATCAGCCGCATGCCGTCGCCGACGCGGCCCAGGTCGAGGTCGAGCAGGATCACCCGGGGGGCGCTGCGCAGGGCGGTCGCGAGCACGGTCGCCAGGGTGGTGTGCTCGTCGGTCAGGTCGATGCGGCGTACGGCGTAGCCCTCGGCCTCGAGGGTCAGCGAGACCGACTCGGCGAACAGGGCGTGGTCGTCGATGATGGTGATCCGCATCGGGCGGGGGCGTCCGGTCGACATCGGCGTCAGCTCGCGGCCGCGGCCGTCGTGACCGACGGCTCCCGGGACTCCGACGACGACATGAGCAGTGCTGCGCCGGCGTCGACGTCGAGGCCGGCGTTGCGCAGCGTGACCACGAAGGTCGCTCCGCCGCCACGGCCGGAGGGGTCGTGGTGCAGCGAGCCACCGAGCTCGAGCATCAGCCGGTGGGCCCGTTGGAGTCCGATGCCCTGGCCGGTCGAGCCGGAGCCGCGGGCTCCCCACTGGAAGAGCCGGTCCTCGAGGCCGGGCTCGATGCCCGGTCCTCGGTCGGAGACCCGGATCTCGACGCAGTCCCCGGTCACCTGCGACACGACGGTGGTGGCGTGCCCGTGAGCATGCCGGTGGGCGTTGGTGAGGAGCACGTTGAGGACCTCCGCGAGGGCGTCGGGACGGGCGAGGACGCGGTGCCCGTCGGGGTGCCAGTGCACTCGGTGACCGAGCGCCTCCTGGGCGATGACGAGGGGCTCGACGACGTCGTCGACCGCGAGCTCGGCGAGCTGGTCGGGACCGTCGTCGGTGCAGGTGCGACCGAGGCGCGCCGCCTCTGCGTCGACCATGTGCTTGAGTGCCAGTCGGCGCGGTCCCGGCGGGACCTGGTCGCTGGCGAGGAGGTGGACGCCCGCGACGATCCCCGCGGTCGCGGCGCGCATCTCGTGGACCACCTCCCGGTCGTGCTGGACGGTCGCCTCCGCCTCGGCGGCCCGCAGCACGAGGCTCGCCTCGCGGGAGCTGTGCTCACGCAGCGAGGCGCCCAGCAGTCCGATCGCGGTCGTGGCCACCAGCGAGCTGCACAGCACCACCCCGACCATCACGACCGGCGGCGGCGACGACGCCTCGACGAGGGTCGCCCAGGCCCGGGCCGCGAAGATCACGAAGACGCCGCACGCGATCCGCTGGGCTGCCCAGTGAGGCAGCGGGGAGCGCAGCAGGCGCACCGTCACGAGGACCGTGACGCCGGCGATCGCCGCCAGCACCAGCACGTCCTGCCACTGGCCGACCGTGAGGAACGGCGCCGGGTCGGTGAGGATCTGACCGAGCCGGACCGCCAGCACGCCGAGCCCCAGCAGCAACCCACCGAGCATCGGGTTGAAGCGCGGCGCGTGCTGGTCCCGGGTGCCGACGGAGAAGACGCCGTACAGCACCAGCACGGTCACCAGGTGCCCCGCGGTGAGCCGGTAGCTGTGCCCGCCGCTCGCCGGGTCCCCGAGCGACATCATCACGAGCGGCAGGTCCTGGACGGCGACCAGCGTCGCGGCGGTCGCCAGCCGGGCCTTGACCAGGCTCTGCTCGATGCTCACGTCGAAGCTCAGCGCGAGCGCACTGCCGAGCAGGACCAGGTCGGCCAGCACCATGCTCAGGTGCCCGGCCGCAGCCACGGACTGGGTCGACGGGTCCTCGAGGAGCAGGACGCCGTACGGGTGGAGCATCAGACACGCGAGGAGCACGGCCCACCACAGGGGCGCGCGATCAGCTGCTCTCGGCGAGGAGACTGACGGCCGCCCAGCCACCGCCCGAGAGAGCGCTCGGCGAGAGCGCCGGGACTGACGGCCCTGGTGCGGACCGGTCATGCTGGCGATTATGCGCGGGTGTCCGGCCCCACGTCGAGGAAGACCTCAACGTACCCAATTTTTGGGCCTGCTCGGCGTGTCGGTGCGGCGTCACCGTCCTCAGGGTGTGCTCACCGTGACCTGGCGGGTGGTCGTCGTGGCGACCCCCCAACCGTCGGTCACGGTCAGCTGGACGGTGTAGGTGCCGGCCGCCGGGAAGGTGTGGGACACCGAGCTCGTGGTCGCGTTCGCGGTGCCGTCGCCCCAGACCCAGCGGTAGGTGATCGTGTCGCCCGCATCCGGGTCGCTCGAGCCCACGGCCGAGAAGTTGCAGACCAGGCCCGAGCACGCCGGCGGGTTCAGCACGGCCACCGGCGCCCGGTTTCCGGGCGGTGTCGTGATCGTGACGGTCTGCGTCGCGGTGCCGGTGTCGCCCCACTCGTCCCGCGCGGTGAGCGTGACGGTGAAGGTGCCCGGCGTCGCGTAGGTGCGGGTCGGGAGCGGACCGGTGCCGGTGCCGTTGCCGAAGTTCCACGAGTAGGTCAGGGTCGCGGCGTTCTCGTCGGTCGAGCTGCGGGCGTCGTAGGTGCAGACGTTGTTGGTGCAGCTGACCGTGAAGCTCGCCACCGGCGGGTTGTTGGGCGGGTGGGTGACGGTCGCATGCCTCTCGGACACCGCGCTGACGAAGTTGTGCTGGTCGATCGCCCGCACCTGCACGGTGTAGGCCCCGGCCGGGATCACCGGAGTCGTGTAGGAGAAGTTCGAGCCGGGGGTGCCGGGACTGTTCAGGAACGCCGTGCGCCAGCTCGGCGTGGTGCTGGTGAAGGTCCCCGTCGAGCTCATGTACTGCCCGGCGGAGTTCACGATCCCGACCTGCACCTGCTGCATCGCCTGGTCGTCCTCGGCCCGGCCGCTCACGAAGATCTTGCCGTCGGGGAACTCGGCGCCCTCGGTCGGGCTCAGCAGCGCGTCGGTCAGCACCGGCGGCTGGTCGCCCGGGTAGATCGGGTAGCGCGACGTCGCCCCGGTCGTCGACGGGTCCTGCTGGCCTGCCGTGTCCCAGGCGTACGCCGTGACGTTCCAGTCACCCTGGGTCGGCAGCGCCCGGTTCAGCGTCCAGGTGGTGCTCGTCGCCCCGGGACTGGCCAAGGTGGCGTCCAGGTAGGCGAGCGAGGCGGACATGGTGCCGTCCGGCTGCAGGTAGCGGCTGGTGTCGGCGTCGCGGAGCGACACGGCGACGCGGGCGACGCCCTTGTCGTCCGTGGCTGCGCCCGAGAGGTTCAGCAGCAGCACCTGCTGGCCGGTGATCGTCCCGGTCGGCGTGATCGTCGCGTTGGGCGGGTTGTCGCCCGGGATGGTGGCGTTGAGGGTCAGCCGGCCCTGGTTGGCCGACGACGTCGACAGGCCGATGTTGTCGTCGGCGCTGACCGTGAACGTGTAGCTGCCGGGGCTGAGGTTGAACGGCGTCGTGTAGCTCCAGTTGTAGCTTCCCTGGTTGATGTTGACGGGCGAGATCCGGTAGGAGCCCGCGATCACGTTCGTGCCCCAGGAGCCGTCGGCCGCCAGCCGCTCACCCGTTGACGTGTTGCGCAGCGTCACCCACACCTGGTGCAGGGACTGGTCGTCGTTGGCCGAGCCCGCGAACGTGATCGGGCTGCCGGGTGTCACCGTCACCGGCTGGACCGCCGTCGGCGGCACCATCGACACCGGCTGGCTGATCGACACCGTCGGCGCCTGTCCGGTGGTCGTCACGATCCAGCGCCGGTCGGCGGTGTCGAGCGACGACTGGCCACCCGTGTCGGAGGAGCGTGCCTGCGCCCACCACTCGTCCTCGAAGGGCACGGTGACCTCGTAGGACCAAGTGGTCGACGTCGCGCCCACCACGTCGGGCGTGATCTGGAACGAGTTGTAGGTGAAGGACACGGTGCCGTCGTCCTGCAGGTAGCGGTTCTGCGTGTCGCGCAGGGTCAGGCTGACCCCGTTGACGCCGATGTCGTCGGCCGCGCTGCCGGTGATGGTGAAGGTCGTCTGGGCCTGCGGGCTCGGCGGGCCCGTGATGCTGGTCGTCGGCGGCGCGTCGGCGGTCCCGAAGGTCTCGAACTTCTTCGACGCCTTGGTGTTGTCACCGGTGCCGTTGCCCGCCACGGCGCGGGCACGGACCAGCAGCTCGCGGTTGGTGGCCATGGTGAGCGGCAGCCGCCAGGTGCGGGTCGGGCCGGTGCCCGGGTCCAGGGTCGCGTTGAAGGTGTTGAGCGTCGTCGTGCCCCACGTGGTGAGGTCGTCGTTGAGGTAGCGGTTGGTGTTGCGGTCCTGGATCTCGACCTCGACCCGGTTGATGCCCGAGGCCGCGGTCGCCGTGCCGGTGATCTCGTACTGCTCGTTCACCGGCTCGATCCGGCCCTCGATGGGCGCGGTGATCGTGGTCTGGGTGCCGTTCTGCGCCGGCACGCTGTTGAAGTCGAGGAAGGCGATCCGGCCGACGTTGTAGCCGCCCTTGGTGTTGCCGTCACCGCCCACGAACAGGCCGCGCGGCGTCGCCTCGAGGTGCTTGTCGCCCTCGTTGGAGTTCGACGACACGAACCACTCCAGGGCGTGCCCGTCGACCGGGTCGAGCGCCGCGAGGTGGGCGCGCTTGACCACCGCGTCGCCCAGGGCGTACGCCGACAGCCCCTGCCCGGTGCCGTAGCCGACGTCGTCGAGACCGGGCCACGGCAGCGGTGCGGTCGCCGACTCGGACCACTGGAAGTGGCCGCCGACGTAGATGCCGGCCTCGGTGATCACGACCGAGTACGTCGAGTCGAACTGCCGGGTGATCCACACCGGCTGGGCGTTCGGGTCGTCGTTCATGTTGAACCTGATCACCGTGTCGTTGATCGGTGGGCGGTCGCCGCCCGAGCCGCTGGTCACGATGAAGTAGGAGCCGTCCGGCGAGATGTCGCCGCCGTAGGCGCGCTGGATGCCGCCCACGAACTGCAGGTTGTCCTGCCACAGCGTGGTCTTCCACGGCGTCAGCTTGTTGGTGCGGGTGTTGATGATCGCGACGCCGTACCGGTCCTGGCCGTTGACCTGGCGACCGGTGTGGACCACCAGCAGCCGGCCCTCGTCGCGGCTCAGCCTCAGCCGCTGCACGGCGAGGTCGCCGTTGGTGCCGATGCCGCCGGTGATGTTGTTGACGAAGTCGCTGCGGACCGCGCCGGTGACACCGTCGAGAGCGGCGAGAGCGCCGCGCGGCACGTTGTTGATGGTGCTGAAGCGGCCGCCGGCGTACACCGTCGTGTTGGTGACGGCCAGCTCGTTGACCTTGCCGTTGGCGTTCGCGACGAAGCCGGCGATCGGCGCACCGGTCGCAGGGTTGATCTGGGCGATGGCCTTCCTGGTCTGGCCGTTCACGGTGCCGAAGGTGCCGGAGATGTAGAGCTTCGTGCCGTCGGGCGTCGCCTCGACCGCGTCCACGCCGCCGTTGGTGAAGGTCGGCCGGAAGGTCGTGTCGACCTGTCCCGTGCTCCAGTTGTACGCCGCCAGGCTGGGCTGGTTGATGATCGCGCCGTTGTTGGGCTGCCGGATCGAGGTGAACGTGCCGGCGATGTAGACCCGGTTGCCGACGACCTCGATGTCCCAGATCTCACCGTCGGTGATGGTCGGCTGGTCGGTGCGCGGCGTGTCCGGCACCAGCCCGGCGTGACCCGGCGCCGGGTCGAGCGGCACCGCCGTCGCGGTGCCCGTGGTCTGGTCGGTGTGGCCGTGGCCGTCGTTCACCGTCAAGGTGACGGTCCGGTTGCCGGTGGTCGCGTAGGTGTGTGACGGGTTGACGCCCGTCCCGGTCTGCCCGTCCCCGAACTGCCACGTGTAGGTCAGCGCGTCCTTGTCGAGGTCGTAGGAGTGCGACGCGTCGAACTCGCAGGTCATGCCGGCGCAGCCGGTCGAGAAGTCGGCGACCGGGGGCTCGTTGGTGGAGGTCGCGTCGACGCCGGGGTCGATGACGACCGAG
This genomic interval from Nocardioides kongjuensis contains the following:
- a CDS encoding PKD domain-containing protein, producing the protein MRTTTTSRRQPVPSRRWRRIARAVVPIITAFVVVPALAPLSPLVPPAQAAPGAVSFVDAASTAGNRTAHVVRIPSTVQAGDVLLLELTTNTTEAIPDLAGWNPLASRDGNGIRSRLWTRTAVAADANVNVTVTTTAAAKSFMSVGAYRSTGLAPSVTALAGGSDTSSTSVDAPAIPVAAAGSWLVGVWTEKSSTDSTWTVPAGTTSRTTAATTGSGKVSGVWGDSNAPVATGTAPARTATLTSAASRSATFSVVINPGDLSDTAPQASFTASCSGLTCSFDASGSTDADGDTLTYAWAFGDGQTGTGRTPSHTYASAGQRTVTLTVSDGSHQDVTTRQVSPDVAVTAGQIQYVAAASSAGNAPGRSVTIPSTVEPGDRLVLFLVTNTTTVPIEDPAGWTLIQTRDGNGIRGRAWTRSATAADAGRDVTVSSGTTYVKSAMTVAAYRSTGPAVVGASALGGADAPATSHTAPAVTAANANSWLVNVWSEKSSTDTVWTLPASEKTRTQAAASGTGKVSAILGDSDGAVPVGPLPGRTATTSTSVSRDMLLSVVIDPGVDATSTNEPPVADFSTGCAGMTCEFDASHSYDLDKDALTYTWQFGDGQTGTGVNPSHTYATTGNRTVTLTVNDGHGHTDQTTGTATAVPLDPAPGHAGLVPDTPRTDQPTITDGEIWDIEVVGNRVYIAGTFTSIRQPNNGAIINQPSLAAYNWSTGQVDTTFRPTFTNGGVDAVEATPDGTKLYISGTFGTVNGQTRKAIAQINPATGAPIAGFVANANGKVNELAVTNTTVYAGGRFSTINNVPRGALAALDGVTGAVRSDFVNNITGGIGTNGDLAVQRLRLSRDEGRLLVVHTGRQVNGQDRYGVAIINTRTNKLTPWKTTLWQDNLQFVGGIQRAYGGDISPDGSYFIVTSGSGGDRPPINDTVIRFNMNDDPNAQPVWITRQFDSTYSVVITEAGIYVGGHFQWSESATAPLPWPGLDDVGYGTGQGLSAYALGDAVVKRAHLAALDPVDGHALEWFVSSNSNEGDKHLEATPRGLFVGGDGNTKGGYNVGRIAFLDFNSVPAQNGTQTTITAPIEGRIEPVNEQYEITGTATAASGINRVEVEIQDRNTNRYLNDDLTTWGTTTLNTFNATLDPGTGPTRTWRLPLTMATNRELLVRARAVAGNGTGDNTKASKKFETFGTADAPPTTSITGPPSPQAQTTFTITGSAADDIGVNGVSLTLRDTQNRYLQDDGTVSFTYNSFQITPDVVGATSTTWSYEVTVPFEDEWWAQARSSDTGGQSSLDTADRRWIVTTTGQAPTVSISQPVSMVPPTAVQPVTVTPGSPITFAGSANDDQSLHQVWVTLRNTSTGERLAADGSWGTNVIAGSYRISPVNINQGSYNWSYTTPFNLSPGSYTFTVSADDNIGLSTSSANQGRLTLNATIPGDNPPNATITPTGTITGQQVLLLNLSGAATDDKGVARVAVSLRDADTSRYLQPDGTMSASLAYLDATLASPGATSTTWTLNRALPTQGDWNVTAYAWDTAGQQDPSTTGATSRYPIYPGDQPPVLTDALLSPTEGAEFPDGKIFVSGRAEDDQAMQQVQVGIVNSAGQYMSSTGTFTSTTPSWRTAFLNSPGTPGSNFSYTTPVIPAGAYTVQVRAIDQHNFVSAVSERHATVTHPPNNPPVASFTVSCTNNVCTYDARSSTDENAATLTYSWNFGNGTGTGPLPTRTYATPGTFTVTLTARDEWGDTGTATQTVTITTPPGNRAPVAVLNPPACSGLVCNFSAVGSSDPDAGDTITYRWVWGDGTANATTSSVSHTFPAAGTYTVQLTVTDGWGVATTTTRQVTVSTP
- a CDS encoding sensor histidine kinase, translated to MLHPYGVLLLEDPSTQSVAAAGHLSMVLADLVLLGSALALSFDVSIEQSLVKARLATAATLVAVQDLPLVMMSLGDPASGGHSYRLTAGHLVTVLVLYGVFSVGTRDQHAPRFNPMLGGLLLGLGVLAVRLGQILTDPAPFLTVGQWQDVLVLAAIAGVTVLVTVRLLRSPLPHWAAQRIACGVFVIFAARAWATLVEASSPPPVVMVGVVLCSSLVATTAIGLLGASLREHSSREASLVLRAAEAEATVQHDREVVHEMRAATAGIVAGVHLLASDQVPPGPRRLALKHMVDAEAARLGRTCTDDGPDQLAELAVDDVVEPLVIAQEALGHRVHWHPDGHRVLARPDALAEVLNVLLTNAHRHAHGHATTVVSQVTGDCVEIRVSDRGPGIEPGLEDRLFQWGARGSGSTGQGIGLQRAHRLMLELGGSLHHDPSGRGGGATFVVTLRNAGLDVDAGAALLMSSSESREPSVTTAAAAS
- a CDS encoding response regulator transcription factor, which translates into the protein MSTGRPRPMRITIIDDHALFAESVSLTLEAEGYAVRRIDLTDEHTTLATVLATALRSAPRVILLDLDLGRVGDGMRLITPLAAAGIAVVVVTGSGESARRGECLRRGAKAVLVKTCPLHEVVATVRRARDGLPLMNAQERGSLIELALHDRDEVRDIRTRLDRLTRREMEVLGALMRGAPVREIARDSVVSEATVRTQVKSILAKMEMSSQLAAVGAAYKVGWHPPQG